One part of the Sphingobium yanoikuyae genome encodes these proteins:
- a CDS encoding lactate utilization protein B: MSGAPAEATSFKDRADAALADRILKVAVERTAGTAEAKRAVAVDAFPDFQAARTRAAAIKDHVVAHLGHYLEQFEANAVAAGAKVHWARTADEACDIVIALCKAAKARSVARSKSMLGEEIGLPHALAEAGIGRVETDLAEHIIQLANERPSHIIWPAMHKTREQVSALFKAKHRTPHEEETIAAMAESARRELRTQMLGADVGISGANFLIADTGAICTVTNEGNAELSLVPPRVHIVTAGIEKIVPSMPHAVHMLRMLARSATGAALTQYTTFYTGPRRPGDRDGPEEMHIVLVDNGRTRMREEGLAEMLRCIRCGACMNHCVVFRQIGGHAYGGTYPGPMGAVLTPVLDGLKQSRDLPNACTMNGKCQEVCPVRIPLPTLLRGWREKSWREGLEPQSLRAGLGLWAWVATRPRLYRMGTSMAVRAMRRLGSKGWISKLPLAGGWTRYRDMPKPAAQTFMDQYRKENGR; encoded by the coding sequence ATGAGCGGCGCACCGGCCGAAGCGACCAGCTTCAAGGATCGCGCCGATGCGGCGCTGGCCGACCGCATCCTGAAGGTTGCGGTCGAGCGGACGGCGGGCACGGCCGAGGCCAAGCGCGCCGTCGCGGTCGACGCCTTTCCCGATTTCCAGGCAGCGCGCACCCGTGCGGCGGCGATCAAGGACCATGTCGTCGCCCATCTGGGCCATTATCTGGAGCAGTTCGAGGCGAATGCCGTCGCCGCCGGGGCGAAGGTCCATTGGGCACGCACCGCCGACGAGGCCTGCGACATCGTCATCGCCCTGTGCAAGGCGGCGAAGGCCAGGAGCGTCGCCCGGTCCAAGTCGATGCTGGGCGAGGAGATCGGCCTGCCCCATGCGCTGGCCGAGGCCGGCATCGGCCGGGTCGAGACCGACCTTGCCGAACATATCATCCAGCTGGCCAACGAGCGGCCCTCGCACATCATCTGGCCGGCAATGCACAAGACCCGCGAGCAGGTGTCCGCCCTGTTCAAGGCCAAGCATCGCACCCCACATGAGGAAGAGACGATCGCCGCCATGGCGGAAAGCGCGCGGCGCGAGCTGCGCACGCAGATGCTGGGCGCGGATGTCGGCATTTCCGGCGCCAATTTCCTGATTGCCGACACCGGCGCGATCTGCACCGTCACCAATGAGGGCAATGCCGAGCTGTCGCTCGTCCCGCCGCGCGTCCATATCGTGACCGCCGGGATCGAGAAGATCGTGCCGAGCATGCCCCATGCCGTGCATATGCTGCGGATGCTGGCGCGGTCGGCGACCGGCGCGGCGCTGACCCAATATACGACCTTCTATACCGGCCCCAGGCGCCCCGGCGACCGGGACGGGCCGGAAGAGATGCATATCGTGCTGGTCGACAATGGCCGCACCCGGATGCGCGAGGAAGGCTTGGCCGAGATGCTGCGCTGCATCCGCTGCGGCGCCTGCATGAACCATTGCGTGGTGTTCCGCCAGATTGGCGGCCATGCCTATGGCGGTACCTATCCGGGGCCGATGGGCGCGGTGCTGACCCCGGTGCTGGACGGGCTGAAGCAGAGCCGCGACCTGCCCAATGCCTGCACCATGAACGGCAAGTGCCAGGAAGTATGCCCGGTGCGCATTCCGCTGCCGACGCTGCTGCGCGGCTGGCGCGAGAAGAGCTGGCGCGAGGGGCTTGAGCCGCAATCCTTGCGCGCGGGGCTGGGCCTATGGGCCTGGGTCGCGACCCGGCCGCGCCTCTATCGGATGGGCACCAGCATGGCGGTGCGGGCGATGCGGCGGCTGGGCAGCAAGGGCTGGATCAGCAAGCTGCCGCTGGCGGGCGGCTGGACCCGCTATCGCGACATGCCCAAGCCTGCGGCGCAGACCTTCATGGACCAATATCGCAAGGAAAACGGCCGATGA
- a CDS encoding (Fe-S)-binding protein has protein sequence MTQRKIALFVTCLVDMMRPRIGFAAIRALEAAGCDVVVPEGQTCCGQPAFNSGDTEHAIALAKQTIVALEPYEAVVVPSGSCGGTIRCHYPELFEHDPEWLPRAQAVASRTWEIMAYLDEICGWKPEGVEVMAKATYHDSCSGLRELGVKAQPRRLLKPIAGLELTPLAGEETCCGFGGTFCVKYPAISNAIVGEKADAIEATGADLLLAGDLGCLMNMAGKLNRQGSKVRAFHAIELIAGMGNGPAIGEEA, from the coding sequence GTGACCCAGCGCAAAATTGCCCTGTTCGTCACCTGCCTGGTCGACATGATGCGCCCGCGCATCGGCTTTGCCGCGATCCGCGCGCTGGAGGCGGCGGGCTGCGACGTGGTCGTGCCCGAGGGCCAGACCTGTTGCGGCCAGCCGGCGTTCAACAGCGGCGATACCGAACATGCGATCGCGCTGGCCAAGCAGACCATCGTCGCGCTGGAACCCTATGAGGCGGTGGTGGTGCCGTCGGGGTCGTGCGGCGGCACGATCCGTTGCCATTATCCCGAGCTGTTCGAGCATGACCCGGAGTGGCTGCCGCGCGCGCAGGCAGTGGCAAGCCGGACATGGGAGATCATGGCCTATCTGGACGAGATATGCGGGTGGAAGCCCGAGGGCGTGGAGGTCATGGCCAAGGCGACCTATCATGACAGCTGTTCGGGCCTGCGCGAGCTGGGCGTCAAGGCACAGCCGCGCCGGTTGCTGAAACCCATCGCCGGGCTGGAACTGACGCCGCTGGCCGGCGAGGAGACCTGTTGCGGCTTTGGCGGCACCTTCTGCGTCAAATATCCCGCCATTTCCAACGCGATCGTCGGCGAGAAGGCGGACGCGATCGAGGCGACCGGCGCCGACCTGCTGCTGGCGGGCGACCTTGGCTGCCTGATGAACATGGCGGGCAAGCTCAACCGCCAGGGCAGCAAGGTCCGCGCCTTCCACGCGATCGAGCTGATCGCCGGCATGGGCAACGGCCCGGCGATCGGGGAAGAGGCATGA
- a CDS encoding alpha/beta hydrolase, with product MTMLDRRGLLTGAAVAAALAPMGEALAQSFPLPQGFVRFPIWPGKAPGSEHVTVKEVETLRRPDSGPDDGVFAHIVTPTLTLLRPAKPNGAAIMLIPGGGYSRVAIGHEGYSIARRFAEAGYVCFVLLYRLPADGWAAGAEAPLQDAQRALRLVRSLAGKEKFDANRVGVIGFSAGGHLAAWLTSRTPVESYKPVDAADREPIKAAVAAYMYPVIQMEGPFVHKGSRTQLLGENPSPERMRAYSLDQDVSAQTPPVFLAHAIDDPAVPVDNSIAMLAALRAQKIPTECHLFENGGHGFGITAQAQSAAPWPDLFLAFAKRHGV from the coding sequence ATGACCATGCTTGACCGTCGCGGCCTGTTGACCGGCGCCGCCGTTGCTGCCGCGCTTGCGCCGATGGGCGAGGCGCTGGCGCAGAGCTTTCCGCTGCCCCAGGGCTTCGTCCGCTTTCCGATCTGGCCGGGCAAGGCGCCGGGCAGCGAGCATGTGACGGTGAAGGAAGTGGAGACGCTGCGCCGGCCCGACAGCGGGCCGGACGATGGCGTGTTCGCCCATATCGTCACCCCGACCCTGACCCTGTTGCGCCCGGCAAAGCCCAATGGCGCGGCGATCATGCTGATCCCCGGCGGCGGTTACAGCCGGGTGGCGATCGGCCATGAGGGCTATTCGATCGCGCGCCGCTTTGCCGAGGCCGGCTATGTCTGCTTCGTGCTGCTCTATCGCCTGCCGGCCGATGGCTGGGCCGCCGGGGCCGAGGCCCCGCTGCAGGATGCACAGCGCGCATTGCGGCTGGTGCGCAGCTTGGCGGGCAAGGAGAAGTTCGACGCCAATCGGGTCGGCGTGATCGGCTTTTCCGCCGGCGGGCACCTGGCCGCCTGGCTGACCAGCCGGACGCCGGTGGAAAGCTACAAGCCGGTCGATGCCGCCGATCGCGAGCCGATCAAGGCCGCCGTCGCCGCCTATATGTATCCGGTGATCCAGATGGAGGGGCCTTTCGTCCACAAGGGATCGCGCACGCAATTGCTGGGCGAGAATCCGTCGCCCGAGCGGATGCGCGCCTATTCGCTGGACCAGGATGTGAGCGCGCAGACGCCGCCGGTGTTCCTGGCCCATGCGATCGACGATCCGGCAGTGCCGGTCGACAACAGCATCGCCATGCTGGCGGCGCTGCGGGCGCAGAAGATTCCGACCGAATGCCATTTGTTCGAAAATGGCGGCCATGGCTTCGGCATTACGGCGCAGGCCCAGTCGGCCGCGCCCTGGCCCGACCTGTTCCTGGCCTTTGCCAAGAGGCATGGCGTGTGA
- a CDS encoding rhamnogalacturonan acetylesterase: MRIVTKAAATLALLATPLPALATQPGDTILIASDSTAANYKKGNYPQTGWGMMLGCGLSPEVRVSNHAMGGRSTRTFIEEGRWTKLMSELMPGDTVLIQFGHNDAYRAKPQRWAPAQTDYRNNLLRFIWDVRGAGGTPVLVTPVTRRSFGADGKAKADFAEYSAVMRELAASANVPIIDLEALSRAWVDRAGPDKAKTYFLHYKAEDKMPGFPKGIDDDTHFSELGARNVADLVAGGLKALNLPISAKVLASRPALNRTTPLGRTECQ, from the coding sequence ATGAGGATCGTCACCAAAGCCGCCGCCACCCTCGCCCTGCTGGCCACGCCCCTGCCGGCGCTGGCGACGCAGCCGGGCGACACGATCCTGATCGCCAGCGATTCGACCGCGGCCAATTACAAGAAGGGCAATTATCCCCAGACCGGCTGGGGCATGATGCTGGGTTGCGGCCTGTCGCCCGAGGTGCGGGTGTCCAACCATGCGATGGGTGGGCGGTCGACCCGCACCTTCATCGAGGAAGGGCGCTGGACGAAATTGATGAGCGAGCTGATGCCCGGCGACACGGTGCTGATCCAGTTCGGCCATAATGATGCCTATCGCGCCAAGCCGCAGCGCTGGGCGCCGGCGCAGACCGACTATCGCAACAATCTGCTGCGCTTCATCTGGGACGTGCGCGGGGCCGGCGGCACGCCGGTGCTGGTGACGCCGGTGACGCGGCGCAGCTTTGGCGCCGATGGCAAGGCGAAGGCCGACTTCGCCGAATATTCCGCGGTGATGCGCGAACTGGCGGCGAGCGCCAATGTACCGATCATCGATCTGGAAGCGCTGTCACGCGCCTGGGTCGACCGGGCCGGGCCGGACAAGGCAAAGACCTATTTCCTCCACTACAAGGCGGAGGACAAGATGCCCGGCTTCCCCAAGGGGATCGACGACGATACCCATTTCAGCGAACTGGGCGCGCGCAATGTCGCCGATCTGGTCGCCGGTGGCCTCAAGGCGCTGAACCTGCCGATTTCGGCCAAGGTGCTGGCGAGCCGGCCGGCACTTAATCGGACCACGCCGCTGGGAAGGACCGAATGCCAATGA
- a CDS encoding SDR family NAD(P)-dependent oxidoreductase yields MKLLEGKTVLVTGASTGIGRAAAIGAAQHGADVVINYAHSDGPAASCVAEIEALGQRAIAVKGDVADPQTAQDFVAKAVEAFGKVDVMVSNAGICPFHGFLDMPVDVVERTFKVNLHGAYFMVQAAAQQMVKQGHGGSIVAVSSISALVGGEFQTHYTPTKAGVHSLMQSTAIALGKYGIRCNSVLPGTILTEINKDDLADVEKREYMEKRTPLGRLGAPEDLAGPIVFLASDMAAYVTGAALLVDGGMYVNLQ; encoded by the coding sequence ATGAAGCTGCTTGAAGGCAAGACCGTCCTCGTCACCGGCGCATCGACCGGCATCGGCCGGGCGGCCGCCATCGGCGCCGCCCAGCATGGCGCCGACGTCGTCATCAACTATGCCCATAGCGACGGCCCGGCCGCCAGCTGCGTCGCCGAGATCGAGGCGCTGGGCCAGCGCGCGATCGCGGTGAAGGGCGATGTCGCCGATCCGCAGACCGCGCAGGACTTCGTCGCCAAGGCGGTCGAGGCGTTCGGCAAGGTCGACGTGATGGTCAGCAATGCCGGCATCTGCCCGTTCCACGGCTTCCTCGACATGCCGGTCGACGTGGTGGAGCGCACCTTCAAGGTCAATCTGCACGGCGCCTATTTCATGGTGCAGGCCGCCGCGCAGCAGATGGTGAAGCAGGGCCATGGCGGGTCGATCGTCGCGGTCTCCTCCATCTCCGCGCTGGTTGGCGGCGAATTTCAGACCCACTACACCCCGACCAAGGCGGGCGTGCATTCGCTGATGCAGTCGACGGCCATTGCCCTCGGCAAATATGGTATCCGCTGCAACAGCGTGCTGCCCGGCACCATCCTGACCGAGATCAACAAGGATGACCTGGCCGATGTCGAGAAGCGCGAATATATGGAAAAGCGCACACCGCTCGGCCGCCTGGGCGCACCCGAAGACCTGGCCGGGCCGATCGTGTTCCTGGCGTCGGACATGGCCGCCTATGTCACCGGCGCGGCGCTGCTGGTCGACGGCGGCATGTATGTGAACCTGCAATAA
- a CDS encoding IclR family transcriptional regulator: protein MRQNTSNPESGPREEKSKTQGSQTLQRGLDLLDQVIDGPVKLADLSERMGLTRSTTHRLANALVERGFLTFLPREGYQLGPKLLQLGFLAQSQADVVQIARPHLEALAAASEDVVHLGRLDGDQALYLDKIPGRRRVEISSRIGDRHPLTSTGLGKALMLDDPEAGWTRLLESERENGTHDADPATWLERMRGYVAAGRAFDLEENEDQIRCVAAPIRDASGAIVAAISLSSAAQYMDDERMASLSDEVRAAAQKVSADLGWTPGVKSPRRPVRR from the coding sequence ATGAGACAAAATACGTCAAACCCGGAATCGGGTCCGCGAGAGGAAAAGTCGAAGACGCAGGGGTCGCAGACCCTTCAGCGCGGGCTGGACCTGCTCGACCAGGTGATCGACGGGCCGGTGAAGCTCGCCGACCTGTCCGAGCGCATGGGCCTGACGCGCTCCACCACCCATCGCCTCGCCAATGCGCTGGTCGAGCGCGGTTTCCTGACCTTCCTGCCGCGCGAGGGCTATCAGCTTGGCCCCAAGCTGCTGCAGCTCGGCTTCCTGGCGCAGAGCCAGGCCGACGTGGTGCAGATTGCCCGCCCCCATCTGGAAGCGCTGGCCGCGGCGAGCGAGGATGTGGTGCATCTGGGCCGGCTGGACGGTGACCAGGCGCTCTATCTGGACAAGATTCCCGGTCGCCGCCGGGTCGAGATTTCGAGCCGGATCGGCGATCGTCATCCGCTGACATCGACCGGCCTTGGCAAGGCGCTGATGCTGGACGATCCGGAGGCAGGCTGGACCCGGCTGCTGGAGAGCGAGCGGGAGAACGGCACCCATGATGCCGACCCGGCGACATGGCTGGAGCGGATGCGCGGCTATGTCGCGGCCGGGCGCGCGTTCGACCTGGAAGAGAATGAGGACCAGATACGCTGCGTCGCCGCGCCGATCCGCGATGCGTCGGGCGCGATCGTCGCCGCCATCAGCCTGTCGAGCGCCGCCCAATATATGGACGATGAGCGCATGGCATCGCTGAGCGACGAGGTCCGCGCCGCCGCGCAGAAGGTCAGCGCCGACCTGGGCTGGACCCCCGGCGTCAAATCCCCCCGCCGCCCGGTGCGGCGCTAA
- the rhmD gene encoding L-rhamnonate dehydratase, with the protein MGLAQGSFSVPIVTLPKIKHVRAFTVRGGGADYHDQGEGHWIDDHIATPMSKYPEYRQSRQSFGINVLGTLVVEIEAEDGTIGFAVTTGGEPAAYIVEKHLARFLEGRSPTDYEKIWDQMYFSTQYYGRKGLVINAISGVDLALWDLLGKLRQEPVYHLLGGAVRDELQFYATGARPDKAKEFGFIGGKMALHHGPAEGIEGLKKNIAELADMRSKVGDDFWLMWDCWMALDVDYATRLAIAAHELGLKWIEEAISPDDYWGYQQLKRNVPKGMLVTTGEHEATRWGFRMLMEMDCCDIIQPDVGWCGGVTELLKISALADAHGKMVVPHGSSVYSYHFVITRHNSPFAEFLMMHPGPTEVVPMFHPQLLGEPVPENGRMKVTALDKPGFGVDLNPDIAMHRPYTH; encoded by the coding sequence ATGGGTCTGGCCCAAGGGAGTTTCAGCGTGCCCATCGTGACGTTGCCGAAGATCAAGCATGTCCGCGCCTTCACCGTGCGCGGCGGCGGTGCCGATTATCATGACCAGGGCGAAGGCCACTGGATCGACGATCACATCGCGACGCCGATGTCGAAATATCCCGAATATCGCCAGTCGCGGCAGAGCTTCGGCATCAATGTGCTCGGCACCTTGGTGGTGGAGATCGAGGCGGAAGACGGCACCATCGGTTTCGCTGTGACGACCGGTGGCGAGCCCGCCGCCTATATCGTCGAAAAGCATCTCGCCCGCTTCCTCGAAGGCCGGTCGCCGACCGACTATGAGAAGATCTGGGACCAGATGTATTTCTCGACCCAATATTATGGCCGCAAGGGCCTGGTCATCAACGCCATCTCGGGCGTCGACCTCGCGCTCTGGGATCTGCTCGGCAAGCTGCGCCAGGAACCGGTCTATCATCTGCTCGGCGGCGCGGTCCGCGACGAACTGCAATTCTACGCCACCGGCGCGCGCCCGGACAAGGCGAAGGAATTCGGCTTCATCGGCGGCAAGATGGCGCTGCACCATGGCCCGGCAGAAGGCATTGAGGGCCTGAAGAAGAATATCGCCGAACTGGCCGACATGCGTTCCAAGGTCGGCGATGATTTCTGGCTGATGTGGGACTGCTGGATGGCGCTTGACGTCGACTATGCCACCCGCCTCGCCATCGCCGCGCATGAGCTGGGTCTCAAGTGGATCGAGGAAGCGATCAGCCCGGACGATTATTGGGGCTACCAGCAGCTCAAGCGCAACGTGCCCAAGGGCATGTTGGTCACCACCGGCGAGCATGAAGCGACCCGCTGGGGCTTCCGCATGTTGATGGAAATGGATTGCTGCGACATCATCCAGCCCGATGTCGGCTGGTGCGGCGGCGTGACCGAACTGCTCAAGATCAGCGCGCTGGCCGACGCCCATGGCAAGATGGTCGTGCCGCATGGCTCGTCGGTCTACAGCTATCATTTCGTCATCACCCGCCACAACTCGCCCTTCGCCGAGTTCCTGATGATGCATCCGGGGCCGACGGAAGTGGTGCCGATGTTCCACCCGCAATTGCTGGGCGAACCGGTGCCGGAAAATGGCCGCATGAAGGTGACCGCGCTCGACAAGCCGGGCTTCGGCGTCGACCTCAACCCCGACATCGCGATGCACCGCCCCTACACCCACTGA
- a CDS encoding fumarylacetoacetate hydrolase family protein — protein MKFVRFGQRGQEKPGVIDAEGKIRDLSGVVADLTIESLAAAKGVDIASLPVVDGDPRYGVPVKGIGKIVAIGLNYEDHAIESNLPIPTEPMMFMKALSSLNGPNDEVMLPKGATHGDWEVELGVVIGETCRFVSEEDALSKVAGYVLVNDVSERFNQKQRGTQWSKGKGHDTFCPVGPWLVTADEIGNPQDLDMYLDVNGARMQTGNTKTMIFNVAQLISYVSEYITLYPGDLMITGTPPGVGEGKKPEAVYLKAGDVMELGIAKLGSQKQNVVEWRHLGDEVLG, from the coding sequence ATGAAATTTGTTCGTTTCGGCCAGCGTGGCCAGGAAAAGCCCGGCGTGATCGATGCCGAAGGCAAGATCCGTGACCTCTCCGGCGTCGTCGCCGACCTGACGATCGAGAGCCTCGCCGCCGCCAAGGGCGTCGACATCGCATCGCTCCCCGTCGTCGATGGCGACCCGCGCTATGGCGTGCCGGTCAAGGGCATCGGCAAGATCGTCGCCATCGGCCTCAACTATGAGGACCATGCGATCGAATCCAACCTGCCGATCCCGACCGAGCCGATGATGTTCATGAAGGCGCTGTCGTCGCTCAATGGCCCCAATGACGAAGTGATGCTGCCCAAGGGCGCGACCCATGGCGACTGGGAAGTCGAACTGGGCGTCGTCATCGGCGAAACCTGCCGCTTCGTGTCGGAAGAAGATGCGCTGTCGAAGGTTGCTGGCTATGTCCTCGTCAACGACGTGTCGGAACGCTTCAACCAGAAGCAGCGCGGCACCCAGTGGAGCAAGGGCAAGGGCCATGACACCTTCTGCCCGGTCGGCCCCTGGCTGGTGACCGCCGACGAAATCGGCAACCCGCAGGATCTCGACATGTATCTCGACGTCAATGGCGCGCGGATGCAGACCGGCAATACGAAGACGATGATCTTCAACGTCGCCCAGCTCATCTCCTATGTCAGCGAATATATCACCCTCTATCCGGGTGACCTGATGATCACCGGCACCCCTCCGGGCGTGGGCGAGGGCAAGAAGCCCGAAGCCGTCTACCTCAAGGCCGGCGACGTCATGGAACTGGGCATCGCCAAGCTCGGCAGCCAGAAGCAGAATGTCGTGGAATGGCGCCACCTGGGTGACGAGGTGCTCGGATGA
- a CDS encoding SDR family NAD(P)-dependent oxidoreductase — protein MSVFSGRYEGRCAIVTGGASGLGKLVAKRIVEEGGKVVLWDLNADALAAAKDEVGATHVVALDVSDQAAVAAAAKASADALGKIDVLVCSAGITGATATVWDYPVDSWQRVIDINLNGLFYCNREVVPFMLENGYGRIVNLASVAGKEGNPNASAYSASKAGVIGLTKSIGKELAGKGVIANALTPATFESPILEQLPQSQVDYMRSKIPMGRLGLVEESAAMVCFMASEECSFTTASTFDTSGGRTTF, from the coding sequence ATGAGCGTCTTTTCCGGACGCTATGAAGGTCGCTGCGCCATCGTCACCGGTGGCGCCTCGGGCCTGGGCAAGCTGGTTGCCAAGCGCATCGTCGAAGAAGGCGGCAAGGTGGTCCTGTGGGATCTGAATGCCGACGCCCTCGCCGCTGCAAAGGATGAAGTCGGCGCGACCCATGTGGTTGCACTCGACGTCTCCGATCAGGCCGCCGTCGCCGCCGCCGCCAAGGCCAGCGCGGATGCGCTCGGCAAGATCGACGTCCTCGTCTGCTCGGCCGGCATCACCGGCGCGACCGCCACGGTGTGGGACTATCCGGTCGACAGCTGGCAGCGGGTGATCGACATCAACCTCAATGGCCTCTTCTACTGCAACCGCGAAGTCGTGCCCTTCATGCTCGAAAACGGCTATGGCCGGATCGTCAACCTCGCCTCGGTCGCAGGCAAGGAAGGCAATCCCAACGCCAGCGCCTATTCGGCCAGCAAGGCCGGCGTCATCGGCCTCACCAAGAGCATCGGCAAGGAACTGGCGGGCAAGGGCGTGATCGCCAATGCCCTGACCCCGGCGACCTTCGAAAGCCCGATCCTGGAGCAGCTGCCGCAGAGCCAGGTCGACTATATGCGCTCGAAGATCCCGATGGGCCGGCTTGGCCTGGTCGAGGAATCGGCCGCCATGGTCTGCTTCATGGCCAGCGAGGAATGCAGCTTCACCACGGCGTCGACCTTCGACACCTCGGGCGGCCGCACCACCTTCTGA
- a CDS encoding amidohydrolase family protein: MIPFVDAHIHLWDLHHIRYDWLSPPFSDDGPNGSVEPIAHDYGVAQYREDLARWNVIGAVHVDAGAAAESALRETQWLDTLAAVDGLPTGFVAFAALNDPDVDALLAAQAAHPRVKGIRHIVNWHADPQRTYGPVDLTVDPQWQAGYGLLAKHGLSFDLQCYPGQMPGLVPLIERHPDIPVIINHMGMPVLTDPDGLNDWRRGMKALAALPHVAVKLSGMGFIRRDWTMAGIAPLVHEAIDMFGVDRCAFASDTPTDKLFGPIDRYMESYHAIVSDFPEADRRAMFAGNANRLYRLGLAL, translated from the coding sequence ATGATCCCCTTTGTCGATGCCCATATCCATCTGTGGGATCTCCACCATATCCGCTACGATTGGCTGAGCCCGCCCTTTTCGGACGATGGCCCCAATGGCAGCGTCGAGCCGATCGCCCATGACTATGGCGTCGCCCAATATCGCGAAGACCTTGCCCGCTGGAACGTCATCGGCGCCGTCCATGTCGATGCCGGCGCGGCTGCGGAAAGCGCGCTGCGCGAGACCCAGTGGCTCGACACGCTTGCCGCCGTCGATGGCCTCCCCACCGGCTTCGTCGCCTTCGCCGCGCTCAACGACCCGGATGTCGATGCGCTGCTGGCCGCACAGGCCGCCCATCCCCGCGTCAAGGGCATCCGCCACATCGTCAACTGGCATGCCGATCCCCAGCGCACCTATGGTCCGGTCGATCTCACCGTCGATCCGCAATGGCAGGCGGGCTATGGCCTGCTCGCCAAACATGGCCTCTCCTTCGACCTGCAATGCTATCCGGGGCAGATGCCCGGCCTCGTCCCGCTGATCGAGCGGCATCCCGACATCCCGGTCATCATCAACCATATGGGCATGCCGGTGCTGACCGATCCGGATGGCCTCAACGACTGGCGCCGGGGCATGAAGGCGCTCGCCGCGCTGCCCCATGTCGCGGTCAAGCTGTCGGGCATGGGCTTCATCCGCCGCGACTGGACCATGGCCGGCATCGCGCCGCTGGTGCATGAGGCGATCGACATGTTCGGCGTCGACCGCTGCGCCTTTGCCAGCGACACGCCGACCGACAAGCTGTTCGGCCCGATCGACCGTTACATGGAATCCTATCACGCCATCGTGTCGGATTTCCCCGAAGCCGATCGCCGCGCCATGTTCGCCGGCAACGCCAATCGCCTCTATCGTCTGGGACTTGCGCTATGA
- the rhaT gene encoding L-rhamnose/proton symporter RhaT: MTPNPLLGVLFHWLGGFASASFYVPFRGVKRWNWEIFWLTGGIFSWVIAPWFFASVQTNDLMGVMAQVPSSVVGWCIFFGFLWGFGGLTYGLTMRYLGLSLGMAVVLGLCTVFGTLIPPIFDGTFMTEIAGTLHGQIVLLGLAVTVLGIVVVARAGARKDAALSTEQKAAVVAEFDFKKGIAVAIFSGIMSSCFAFGLAAGEPVKALSAAAGTGPLWTGLPTLCLVMFGGLITNALWCGWLIAKNKSAGQWAGAPDASGQRPKLLPNFLLCAVAGTAWYFQFFFYTMGESQMGRFGFSSWTLHMASIIIFGTCWGFAFREWKDAAPAVRRMVWSGVGLLILATLIIGYGNRLAS; encoded by the coding sequence ATGACCCCCAATCCCCTGCTCGGCGTCCTCTTCCACTGGCTCGGCGGCTTCGCCTCGGCCAGTTTCTATGTTCCCTTCCGCGGCGTGAAGCGCTGGAACTGGGAGATTTTCTGGCTGACCGGCGGCATCTTCTCCTGGGTGATCGCGCCCTGGTTCTTCGCCTCGGTCCAGACCAACGACCTGATGGGCGTGATGGCTCAGGTGCCCTCGTCCGTAGTTGGCTGGTGCATCTTCTTCGGCTTTCTCTGGGGCTTTGGCGGCCTCACCTATGGCCTTACCATGCGCTATCTCGGCCTCTCGCTCGGCATGGCGGTGGTGCTGGGCCTGTGCACCGTCTTCGGCACGCTGATCCCGCCGATCTTCGACGGGACGTTCATGACCGAAATTGCCGGAACCCTGCATGGCCAGATCGTCCTGCTGGGCCTGGCCGTCACCGTGCTCGGCATCGTTGTCGTCGCCCGCGCCGGCGCCCGCAAGGATGCGGCGCTCTCGACCGAACAGAAGGCCGCCGTCGTCGCCGAGTTCGATTTCAAGAAGGGCATCGCCGTCGCCATCTTCTCGGGCATCATGTCGAGCTGCTTTGCCTTCGGCCTCGCCGCCGGTGAACCGGTCAAGGCGCTGTCGGCCGCCGCCGGCACCGGCCCCTTGTGGACCGGCCTGCCCACCCTCTGCCTCGTCATGTTCGGCGGCCTCATCACCAACGCGCTCTGGTGCGGCTGGCTGATCGCGAAGAACAAGTCGGCGGGCCAGTGGGCCGGCGCGCCCGATGCCTCGGGCCAGCGCCCCAAGCTGCTGCCCAATTTCCTGCTCTGCGCGGTGGCGGGCACGGCCTGGTATTTCCAGTTCTTCTTCTACACCATGGGTGAAAGCCAGATGGGCCGCTTCGGCTTCTCCAGCTGGACGCTGCACATGGCCTCGATCATCATCTTCGGCACCTGCTGGGGCTTTGCCTTCCGCGAGTGGAAGGATGCCGCGCCGGCGGTCCGCCGCATGGTGTGGAGCGGCGTTGGCCTGCTGATCCTCGCCACCCTCATCATCGGCTATGGCAACAGGCTGGCCAGCTGA